One genomic region from Chelonia mydas isolate rCheMyd1 chromosome 25, rCheMyd1.pri.v2, whole genome shotgun sequence encodes:
- the LOC102942053 gene encoding forkhead box protein L2, translated as MEEAEAGSRRQPGASFTIDYLLFAKGKPASREREPRSCRPQDTPGSSERKSVEEVVRGNPPVPESLDPLDKPNQSYIALISTAILSSPGKKLLLSDIYQWIMDNYPYFKNKEKSWRNSVRHNLSLNECFIKAGRSDNGKGHFWAIHPANLDDFSKGDYHRRRARRRIRRMAVNLSYCHPYAFYGLSCCPGRVCLCCPPYAHPAGPGPSAHCQSGFPLLPLYPPASQRHPYLPAGAHKGLQEKPLSWPWHRPHFHRPLQAHPYL; from the exons ATGGAGgaggcagaagctgggagcagaCGCCAACCTGGAGCCTCCTTCACAATTGATTATCTGCTCTTCGCTAAGGGGAAGCCAGCCAGCAGGGAGCGGGAGCCCAGGAGCTGCCGGCCACAGGACACCCCTGGCTCCTCTGAAAGGAAATCAGTGGAGGAGGTGGTTAGGGGGAACCCGCCCGTCCCAGAGTCTCTGGATCCACTGGACAAACCCAACCAGTCTTACATCGCCCTCATTTCCACAGCCATCCTCTCCTCCCCGGGAAAGAAGCTGCTGCTCTCGGATATTTACCAGTGGATCATGGATAACTACCCTTACTTCAAAAATAAG GAGAAGAGCTGGCGCAACAGCGTCCGGCATAACTTGTCCCTGAACGAATGCTTCATCAAGGCCGGGCGAAGCGACAACGGCAAAGGGCACTTCTGGGCCATCCACCCGGCCAACCTGGACGACTTCTCCAAGGGCGACTACCACCGGCGTCGAGCCCGGAGGCGCATCCGCAG GATGGCGGTGAACCTGAGCTATTGCCACCCGTACGCCTTCTACGGATTGAGCTGCTGCCCGGGACGTGTCTGCCTCTGCTGCCCTCCCTACGCGCACCCTGCTGGTCCCGGCCCTTCTGCGCATTGCCAGTCtggattccccctcctccctctctacCCGCCCGCCTCCCAGCGTCACCCCTACCTTCCCGCGGGCGCCCACAAAGGCCTGCAGGAGAAGCCGCTCAGCTGGCCTTGGCACAGACCCCACTTCCATCGCCCCCTGCAGGCTCATCCGTACCTGTAG